In one Vibrio sp. CB1-14 genomic region, the following are encoded:
- the gntH gene encoding guanitoxin biosynthesis MBL fold metallo-hydrolase GntH, with the protein MRKIHQLSVMTGAILMSSAVLAQNPFEHYQSENSASFSGYKHYNYEQNVSTDELMKQGGKIYSSPEEIHAILQGGLKTDIQTGEELWKEGLMFDGIEPMDHMVTAANWFPRTEEVQHNEMRVTFMGTSPMIRPGQANTSIYVELGNGDNFVFDLGEASIANYIGAGVALNELDKVFITHLHVDHFGSLPYLYQFGGWNGRWEKPLTIYGPSGRNPEDGTRHMVEGMLQMLSWHQDAFDVFPSGNDIEVVEYDFKDDGGVIYDVDGVKVSHWRRSHAKDGASAYRLDWTINEEESLCFVWTGDGRPTELDIEYGKGCDLFVTEVQTELVGLASIVQGVPAFLTRYTIDTHHTSGYAAGWLANQVQPRLFMTTHMEFDPYYNNETVAQVREHWKGPYHFGAPDMIVANITPDKAWVREGIIPDFPNNRAPQFNLNDGEVFRVPVPKNSRADIQEQEIRDLEIDESLYYPEGYHPELLKEWPLDRDLIVPTEVLPESMKRGMGEKQRMVDEMRKAHGLEPRSVHRKSSSDPYRDTREDNTKEQ; encoded by the coding sequence ATGCGAAAAATTCACCAATTAAGCGTTATGACTGGCGCGATCCTCATGTCGAGTGCGGTACTCGCGCAGAATCCGTTTGAGCACTATCAATCAGAAAACTCAGCCAGTTTTTCAGGCTACAAACACTACAACTACGAACAAAATGTCAGTACGGACGAGCTGATGAAGCAAGGCGGTAAGATTTACTCCTCTCCTGAGGAAATCCACGCCATCTTACAAGGTGGTCTCAAGACCGACATTCAAACGGGAGAAGAGCTTTGGAAAGAAGGTCTGATGTTTGACGGTATTGAGCCGATGGATCATATGGTTACCGCTGCTAACTGGTTCCCAAGAACGGAAGAGGTTCAGCACAATGAAATGCGAGTGACCTTCATGGGTACTTCTCCCATGATTCGACCAGGGCAGGCCAATACGTCAATCTATGTAGAGCTTGGCAATGGCGATAATTTTGTGTTTGACCTGGGTGAAGCGTCCATTGCCAACTACATTGGCGCCGGTGTCGCTTTGAACGAACTCGATAAGGTGTTCATCACTCACTTACATGTCGACCATTTTGGCTCACTACCTTACTTGTATCAGTTTGGTGGTTGGAACGGTCGCTGGGAAAAGCCGCTGACGATTTATGGTCCTTCTGGTCGTAACCCAGAAGATGGTACGCGCCATATGGTTGAAGGCATGCTGCAGATGCTTTCGTGGCACCAAGATGCCTTCGATGTGTTTCCATCTGGTAACGATATAGAGGTGGTGGAATACGACTTCAAAGATGATGGCGGTGTGATTTACGACGTTGATGGCGTAAAAGTGTCTCACTGGCGTCGTTCACACGCTAAAGATGGCGCATCTGCGTACAGGCTGGATTGGACGATCAATGAAGAAGAATCGTTATGTTTTGTATGGACAGGCGATGGCCGACCAACTGAGCTTGATATTGAATATGGCAAAGGCTGTGATTTGTTTGTCACCGAAGTACAAACCGAGTTAGTAGGGCTTGCTTCTATCGTACAGGGGGTGCCTGCCTTCTTGACGCGCTACACCATCGATACGCACCACACCTCTGGCTACGCGGCAGGTTGGCTTGCAAATCAGGTACAGCCAAGGCTGTTCATGACGACACACATGGAATTTGACCCTTATTACAACAACGAGACGGTAGCCCAGGTTCGTGAACATTGGAAAGGGCCATACCATTTCGGAGCTCCAGACATGATCGTCGCCAACATTACTCCGGACAAAGCGTGGGTGCGAGAGGGGATTATTCCAGATTTTCCGAATAACCGAGCACCTCAATTCAACTTAAACGACGGCGAAGTGTTCCGAGTACCAGTGCCTAAAAATTCGAGAGCCGATATTCAAGAGCAAGAGATTCGAGACCTAGAAATCGATGAGTCATTGTATTACCCAGAGGGGTATCACCCTGAACTGCTTAAAGAATGGCCATTGGATCGTGATTTGATCGTACCGACCGAAGTGTTGCCAGAGAGCATGAAACGCGGCATGGGTGAGAAGCAAAGAATGGTGGATGAAATGCGTAAAGCCCATGGCCTAGAGCCTCGTTCAGTCCATAGAAAGTCGTCTTCAGATCCATATCGTGATACTCGCGAAGACAACACCAAAGAACAATAA
- a CDS encoding outer membrane beta-barrel protein, whose amino-acid sequence MKNIRIISIMALSALVFTGAANAHTTDSDLKFRGGLGYTALEGNHSAVNATVGLELNQYLGINFDLYKGTDSSIDYTGGGFALELGYNVALPNSFELRPFVEGGMTTGVMNNEIEGMNRDGHLGFSSNIGLRVQHEEVPVYAEFKTDIHTSHTDARFLPENTFLVGFRLPL is encoded by the coding sequence ATGAAAAACATTCGTATCATTTCCATTATGGCGTTGTCCGCGCTGGTCTTCACTGGTGCTGCCAACGCTCACACGACAGATTCTGACTTAAAGTTTAGAGGCGGTTTGGGTTATACCGCCCTTGAAGGTAACCACTCGGCAGTCAATGCCACAGTGGGGTTGGAGCTTAATCAATACTTAGGGATTAACTTCGATCTCTACAAAGGCACTGATAGCAGCATCGATTATACCGGTGGCGGTTTTGCTTTGGAGCTTGGCTACAACGTTGCTTTACCAAACAGTTTTGAGCTTCGCCCTTTTGTAGAGGGTGGCATGACGACAGGTGTCATGAACAATGAAATCGAGGGCATGAACAGAGATGGTCATCTTGGTTTTAGCTCAAATATTGGTCTTCGAGTTCAGCACGAAGAAGTGCCTGTTTATGCCGAGTTTAAAACCGACATTCACACTTCACACACCGACGCCCGTTTCTTACCTGAAAATACGTTCCTAGTCGGTTTTCGACTGCCCTTATAG
- a CDS encoding LysR family transcriptional regulator, translating into MDLNLLSTFSAVYRHRSITLAAEELNLTQPAVSAALKRLESVVGKTLFVRSGRGIAPTGAAVALSDKIEMPLAVLETIEKRQEITRVYCSESLMHLVCDLPGLSFVEAPLSEKQLLADIDSQKVHLAIDFATSTSQAHVVEDIIEEPAVCVCRKDHPDIGDSLSYEDYYRAQHIALKIRRNNANMMDYLSQKPSPPRVIKAETGSVSSMLALAATTNLLGASTLSLAKHLAPMLNLKIFPIPLEIRNVQHRMIYHRRFVNDEDHKAAREILKSVIQNNQYQ; encoded by the coding sequence ATGGACTTAAACCTTCTATCCACTTTTAGCGCAGTGTATCGACACCGCTCTATCACTCTAGCAGCAGAAGAGCTTAACCTTACTCAGCCAGCGGTGAGTGCAGCCTTGAAAAGATTAGAAAGTGTAGTGGGAAAGACGTTGTTCGTTCGATCAGGAAGGGGGATCGCACCAACTGGCGCGGCCGTGGCACTGTCCGATAAGATCGAAATGCCGCTCGCGGTACTCGAGACGATAGAAAAGCGACAAGAGATCACTCGAGTCTACTGTAGCGAGAGCCTAATGCATCTGGTTTGTGATTTACCTGGGCTCTCTTTTGTTGAGGCACCGCTTAGTGAAAAACAATTGCTCGCCGATATAGACTCACAAAAGGTTCACCTTGCGATCGATTTCGCCACAAGCACCAGCCAAGCACACGTTGTGGAAGACATTATTGAAGAACCAGCAGTTTGTGTGTGCAGAAAAGATCATCCAGATATCGGTGACTCGCTCTCTTACGAAGACTACTATCGAGCCCAACATATCGCCCTGAAAATTCGTCGTAACAACGCCAATATGATGGATTATTTGTCGCAAAAGCCCAGCCCACCAAGAGTCATCAAAGCAGAAACAGGATCGGTTTCCAGTATGCTTGCTCTCGCAGCCACAACGAATCTACTAGGTGCATCAACGCTGTCGCTCGCCAAACATTTGGCTCCAATGTTAAACCTGAAAATATTCCCGATTCCACTGGAAATACGCAACGTACAGCACCGCATGATCTACCACCGGCGTTTTGTAAACGATGAAGACCACAAGGCGGCACGAGAAATACTGAAATCGGTGATTCAAAACAACCAGTATCAATAG
- a CDS encoding endonuclease III domain-containing protein: MSSDEALRIRRLFSKLEQHYGWFDWWQAQEPYEVMLGAVLVQNTNWQNAQKALDNLAPYLSPECIAAMELESLAEKIRPSGYYNQKSQKIKAVSEWFSRYHYDIASVRECSLEQLRPELLSIKGVGGETADVILTYAVKKPSFVIDAYARRILSRYGHAVPSSYEAFRAQMQHVFPPDTKRYAYYHGLMVEHGKEFCRPKPNCAVCPLGNNCKKIGI; this comes from the coding sequence ATGTCTTCCGATGAAGCGCTTCGTATACGTAGGCTTTTCTCAAAGCTGGAGCAACATTATGGTTGGTTTGACTGGTGGCAAGCTCAAGAACCCTATGAGGTAATGCTTGGTGCAGTTTTAGTGCAAAACACTAACTGGCAAAATGCCCAGAAGGCGTTGGACAACCTAGCGCCATACCTATCGCCAGAATGCATTGCAGCGATGGAATTAGAGAGTCTGGCTGAAAAGATACGGCCAAGCGGTTATTACAATCAGAAATCCCAAAAAATCAAAGCCGTTTCAGAGTGGTTTAGTCGATACCACTATGACATTGCATCAGTGAGAGAATGTTCTCTGGAGCAATTGCGACCAGAGCTTCTGTCTATCAAAGGGGTCGGCGGGGAGACCGCGGATGTGATTTTGACCTATGCCGTCAAGAAGCCATCCTTTGTCATTGATGCCTATGCTCGGCGAATCTTATCTCGTTATGGGCACGCTGTGCCAAGCTCTTATGAAGCCTTCAGGGCTCAAATGCAACACGTATTTCCTCCAGATACCAAGCGCTACGCCTACTATCATGGTCTTATGGTGGAACATGGTAAAGAGTTTTGTAGGCCCAAGCCGAATTGTGCTGTCTGTCCTTTGGGGAATAATTGTAAAAAGATTGGAATTTAG
- a CDS encoding putative quinol monooxygenase, with product MTKLTIVANILANAAQVDLVKAELLKLIDITRAEQGCINYDLHQDNENAAHFVFYENWESRELWQIHMGNKHLSDYLKATEGAVESFTINEMTHIG from the coding sequence ATGACCAAGTTAACCATCGTTGCAAACATTTTGGCAAATGCCGCCCAAGTTGACCTTGTAAAAGCAGAGCTACTCAAACTCATTGATATCACGCGTGCCGAGCAAGGCTGCATCAATTACGACCTACACCAAGACAATGAAAACGCAGCTCATTTTGTATTCTATGAAAACTGGGAGTCACGCGAGCTCTGGCAGATACACATGGGCAACAAACACCTATCGGATTACCTCAAAGCGACAGAGGGGGCAGTAGAGTCCTTCACTATCAACGAGATGACTCACATTGGATAA
- a CDS encoding L-dopachrome tautomerase-related protein, with protein MSRATHILLALASVSLLNSALAADIEVVAEMNGTRPGNITVTEQGRTFLSMQPLDAPELRVVELLQDGTAAAFPSQDWSDGPEQGEVGFASVIGIDSTPNGVVWILDMGSATSAPQVVAWDSVSDRLYKRIEISKDVVVANSFLQDFALDTKRNLMYVADTTLGNLAGEPAPAFVIVDLETGQSRRVLTSNPALLAPKHNVDIDGNLMAAKREDGTIDALYLGLNPITIDSDFEWVYFGTVNGSVIYRIPAKALADKTMSEQSLASTIEFYSEKRPSDGMIISAGGDIYVGDVEKNAIGVVRNGQYQIFAQDDKLLSWADGFSIQGQYLYLTQNSLNLNPALNQGKEGSSKPYHVLRIKLD; from the coding sequence ATGAGCAGAGCTACCCATATCCTCCTAGCACTTGCCAGTGTCTCGCTTCTCAACTCAGCCCTCGCTGCTGATATTGAAGTCGTAGCTGAAATGAATGGAACCCGACCGGGTAACATTACCGTCACCGAACAGGGTCGTACTTTTCTATCTATGCAACCGTTAGACGCTCCGGAGCTTCGCGTTGTCGAGCTACTCCAAGATGGCACAGCAGCGGCGTTTCCTAGTCAAGATTGGTCAGATGGTCCCGAACAAGGTGAGGTCGGCTTTGCGTCTGTGATAGGCATCGATAGCACACCTAATGGCGTTGTTTGGATACTCGATATGGGCAGCGCTACATCTGCCCCCCAAGTCGTAGCATGGGATAGTGTCAGCGACCGTTTATATAAACGTATTGAGATCAGCAAAGACGTCGTCGTCGCTAACTCATTCTTGCAAGATTTTGCTTTGGACACTAAAAGAAACCTAATGTATGTCGCCGACACGACACTGGGCAACTTGGCGGGTGAACCAGCGCCTGCGTTCGTGATTGTCGACCTAGAGACAGGGCAATCACGACGTGTTCTCACGTCAAACCCCGCATTATTAGCGCCGAAACACAATGTTGACATCGACGGAAACCTCATGGCGGCGAAACGCGAAGACGGCACCATTGATGCCCTTTATTTGGGGCTGAACCCTATCACTATCGATAGTGATTTTGAGTGGGTTTATTTTGGTACGGTGAATGGCAGTGTCATTTATCGTATCCCTGCAAAGGCATTGGCCGATAAAACAATGTCGGAGCAGTCACTCGCCTCAACAATAGAGTTCTACAGTGAGAAGCGTCCAAGTGACGGCATGATTATCAGCGCTGGAGGCGATATCTACGTTGGTGATGTTGAAAAGAATGCCATAGGTGTAGTACGCAATGGTCAATATCAAATCTTTGCTCAAGACGACAAGCTCCTTTCTTGGGCTGACGGCTTTTCAATACAAGGGCAATATCTCTATCTCACCCAAAATTCGTTGAATCTCAACCCAGCACTAAACCAAGGCAAAGAAGGCTCATCCAAACCCTACCACGTTCTGCGCATCAAGCTCGATTAA
- a CDS encoding glycine betaine ABC transporter substrate-binding protein, whose protein sequence is MKPSIAIGVTDLSFHHVAASLVTHTLNDMGFEVTRHYAPHQDNFAQLKAGKVDMLSSAWLPSSHGACKEEVETVVPLLELGLHYEPYALWGVPDYVPESSVSQVSDLLKDDVISKMKHDIQGINPGAGISRFSKKMLEEYGLQEAGYRFHTGSEEDCFGTYERAVANKEWIVVPLWKPQFLHYKYTIREIADPKGLLGVVDRAVLLLRQDRAALFTPEQLEVLDKLRFSNDIIAALDYQVCREGKDLDEVTQDWLNSQS, encoded by the coding sequence ATGAAACCGAGTATTGCCATCGGGGTTACCGATCTATCGTTTCACCATGTGGCCGCCTCGTTAGTCACTCATACTTTGAATGACATGGGGTTTGAAGTTACCCGTCATTATGCCCCACACCAAGACAACTTTGCGCAGTTAAAGGCCGGCAAAGTGGACATGCTTTCCTCCGCTTGGTTGCCATCAAGTCACGGCGCATGTAAAGAAGAGGTAGAAACGGTGGTGCCGCTATTAGAACTAGGCCTCCATTACGAGCCATATGCGCTGTGGGGAGTACCTGATTACGTACCTGAGTCGTCAGTTTCACAAGTCAGTGACCTTCTAAAAGACGATGTAATTTCTAAAATGAAGCACGACATTCAAGGCATTAATCCAGGGGCTGGCATCAGTCGTTTTTCTAAAAAAATGCTCGAAGAGTATGGATTGCAAGAGGCTGGCTATCGCTTCCATACGGGCTCTGAAGAGGATTGTTTCGGAACCTACGAGCGAGCCGTGGCAAACAAGGAATGGATAGTCGTGCCACTCTGGAAGCCACAGTTTCTGCACTATAAGTACACGATTAGAGAAATAGCTGACCCTAAGGGCTTGCTCGGCGTAGTGGATCGCGCTGTTCTTTTACTGCGACAAGATAGAGCCGCTCTGTTCACACCTGAGCAATTGGAGGTTCTCGATAAACTCAGGTTTTCAAATGACATCATTGCCGCCCTCGACTATCAAGTGTGCCGAGAGGGAAAGGACCTAGATGAGGTAACACAGGACTGGTTGAATTCACAGTCGTGA
- a CDS encoding zinc-dependent alcohol dehydrogenase family protein, whose amino-acid sequence MKKYTIQPGENKLKASSMTTAALKANEVRIKVRAVSLNYRDILNLRYANEEVVPFSDGSGEVVEIGDEVKNLKVGDRVVGLFFPNWIDGSINQEIQQVARGGGTTDGMLAHETVGHEDSFIIFPDHLNYEEAATLPCAALTAWHAMFEHAQPLQKCQTVLLQGTGGVSIFALQLAAAHGISTIVTSSSNEKLEQARSLGATHTINYRETPDWEQEVHSLTGGKGVDMVLEVGGAGTLEKSMTAVKVGGVISLIGVLSGLDAKVNPLPIMGKSLRVFGIYVGSKAMQTNLHKALSAHNIHPIIDTTFTFESAVFAYDYQASGKHMGKVVIKVT is encoded by the coding sequence ATGAAGAAATATACGATTCAGCCGGGTGAGAATAAGCTTAAAGCTAGCTCAATGACAACTGCAGCGCTCAAAGCCAATGAGGTAAGGATCAAAGTAAGAGCTGTCTCCCTCAATTATCGCGATATTTTAAATCTGCGTTACGCCAATGAAGAGGTTGTCCCGTTCTCAGATGGTTCAGGTGAAGTGGTCGAAATAGGAGACGAGGTCAAAAACCTCAAGGTTGGCGATCGTGTGGTTGGTTTGTTCTTTCCTAATTGGATAGACGGGTCTATCAACCAAGAAATCCAGCAGGTCGCTCGCGGAGGCGGCACCACAGATGGCATGCTAGCTCATGAAACTGTGGGACATGAAGACAGTTTTATCATTTTTCCCGATCACCTTAATTATGAAGAAGCGGCAACGCTGCCCTGTGCCGCACTGACCGCTTGGCATGCCATGTTTGAACATGCGCAGCCATTACAAAAATGCCAGACAGTACTGCTCCAGGGCACTGGCGGTGTGTCAATTTTCGCACTGCAGTTGGCCGCAGCTCATGGGATCAGCACCATTGTCACGTCAAGTTCTAATGAAAAACTAGAGCAGGCTCGGTCGTTGGGCGCGACACACACCATCAACTATCGAGAAACACCTGACTGGGAGCAGGAAGTACATAGCCTCACAGGTGGCAAAGGTGTCGATATGGTACTTGAGGTAGGGGGCGCCGGAACGTTGGAAAAGTCGATGACCGCAGTCAAAGTTGGCGGAGTTATTAGCCTGATTGGCGTGCTGTCAGGGCTGGATGCAAAAGTTAACCCTCTCCCTATCATGGGCAAAAGCCTAAGGGTTTTTGGGATTTATGTGGGTAGCAAAGCCATGCAGACGAACTTGCACAAAGCACTAAGTGCACACAACATCCACCCTATTATAGATACGACCTTTACATTTGAGTCGGCTGTGTTCGCCTACGATTATCAAGCATCGGGTAAACACATGGGTAAAGTGGTAATAAAGGTTACCTGA
- a CDS encoding LysR family transcriptional regulator: MLLNDLLVVVKVAELRGITAAANSLDMQMATASAAIKRVEKYLGAELFIRSTRQLRLSPAGERYLPQCEQALRLLDSAHLSIKEDTDALFGEVRIAMSSDLGRNVVLPWLDEFLNDHPRVQLRCNISDSNIDFYRDSVDVALRYGTPNDSNLYGFKICDVPRVICAAPSYIEKNGLPNHPEDLHRHNGLFYQLQETIQDEWVFSKEHDALKVKLTGNRASNDGDLVRKWCVSGHGFSIKSCLDMADDLLNNRVVNLMPDYTPTGTDLWLVCPSRQCITPTVRVLRDYFRQRTHSTLSALIERGILTSKALHKL, translated from the coding sequence ATGCTCCTGAACGATCTTCTGGTAGTAGTGAAAGTAGCAGAGCTTCGTGGTATCACTGCGGCCGCTAACAGCCTTGATATGCAAATGGCCACCGCGAGTGCAGCCATCAAAAGGGTCGAAAAATATCTTGGTGCGGAGCTGTTTATTCGCTCAACTCGACAGCTTCGCCTATCTCCGGCAGGGGAGCGTTACCTACCACAATGTGAACAAGCGTTGCGGCTGCTCGATTCAGCTCATCTGAGTATTAAAGAGGATACCGATGCTCTATTTGGGGAGGTTCGCATCGCCATGTCGTCGGATCTTGGGCGCAACGTAGTGCTGCCTTGGTTAGATGAGTTTCTAAATGACCATCCTCGAGTTCAGCTGCGCTGCAATATCAGTGATAGCAATATTGATTTCTATCGCGACTCTGTGGATGTCGCTCTTCGATATGGTACTCCAAACGATTCTAACTTGTATGGTTTTAAAATCTGTGATGTGCCGAGAGTTATTTGTGCGGCTCCAAGTTACATTGAGAAGAATGGACTTCCAAATCATCCTGAAGACTTGCATCGCCACAATGGCCTGTTCTATCAACTTCAAGAAACTATTCAAGATGAGTGGGTTTTCAGCAAAGAGCATGATGCCCTAAAGGTTAAGCTGACGGGAAATCGGGCGTCGAATGATGGTGATCTCGTGCGTAAGTGGTGCGTTTCGGGGCATGGCTTCTCGATCAAGTCATGTTTAGACATGGCCGACGATCTACTAAACAATAGAGTCGTCAACCTTATGCCTGATTATACCCCTACCGGAACAGACCTTTGGCTCGTATGCCCAAGCCGTCAGTGTATTACGCCGACAGTGCGGGTGTTGCGAGATTACTTTCGTCAGCGGACACACAGTACGCTATCCGCCCTCATTGAGCGTGGCATATTAACCTCAAAGGCATTGCACAAATTGTAA
- a CDS encoding DM13 domain-containing protein yields MKRVLLLFTHLAALFAGFMLGIYVLPILTQPDSPSIEAIESQTSAIIYQGEFSKEREDSDFLHWGEGKISFSGESAMFIGELAPGADYKLYLSPTFIETEAEFVANKAAMLQVGDVKTFDRFLLTLPEQTDLTQYNTAIVWCESFGEFITSAKLK; encoded by the coding sequence GTGAAACGTGTCTTATTACTTTTTACTCACTTAGCAGCATTGTTTGCTGGTTTTATGTTGGGAATCTATGTTCTACCTATTCTCACTCAGCCAGACTCACCATCGATTGAGGCAATTGAGTCGCAAACCTCAGCCATTATATATCAGGGAGAATTTAGCAAAGAACGAGAAGACAGTGACTTTCTACATTGGGGCGAAGGTAAAATCAGCTTTTCCGGTGAGAGTGCAATGTTTATCGGCGAACTCGCTCCGGGAGCCGATTACAAACTGTACCTCTCACCTACTTTCATTGAAACAGAGGCAGAGTTTGTCGCCAACAAAGCAGCCATGCTTCAAGTGGGAGATGTAAAAACCTTCGATCGTTTTTTGCTGACACTTCCAGAACAAACCGATTTAACTCAATACAATACGGCTATTGTGTGGTGTGAAAGTTTTGGCGAGTTCATTACCTCAGCCAAGCTAAAATGA
- a CDS encoding TAXI family TRAP transporter solute-binding subunit has product MLTVSAVCMAMGGATLAHAKDQFVTIGTGGVTGVYYPTGGAICRLVNKDRKDHSIRCSVESTGGSIYNINTIRAGELDLGIAQSDWQYHAYNGTSKFADAGAYKDLRAVFSIHPEPFTVVARADSGIEKFEDLKGKRVNIGNPGSGQRGTMEVLMDGYGWGKDVFKLTSELKASEQSKALCDNKIDAMIYTVGHPSGAIKEATTSCDSKLVTVDGSVVDKLVADNSFYRVATVPGGMYKGNPEDTMTFGVGATFVSSTAVPEDVVYNIVKSVFENFDDFKRLHPAFANLKKEEMIKDGLSAPLHPGAEKYYKEVGLLK; this is encoded by the coding sequence ATGTTAACTGTATCTGCTGTTTGTATGGCAATGGGCGGCGCTACCCTCGCGCACGCCAAAGACCAATTTGTGACAATTGGTACTGGTGGTGTAACAGGCGTCTATTATCCTACTGGAGGGGCGATTTGCCGATTGGTAAATAAAGACCGTAAAGATCATTCGATCCGTTGTTCTGTGGAAAGCACTGGCGGTTCTATCTACAACATCAACACCATTAGAGCCGGTGAATTGGATTTAGGTATCGCTCAGTCAGACTGGCAATATCATGCCTACAATGGTACTAGCAAATTTGCTGACGCTGGCGCTTACAAAGACCTCCGTGCGGTATTCTCTATTCACCCAGAACCGTTTACCGTGGTCGCGCGTGCCGATTCTGGAATTGAGAAGTTTGAAGACTTAAAAGGCAAGCGAGTGAACATTGGTAACCCAGGCTCTGGCCAACGCGGTACGATGGAAGTACTTATGGACGGCTATGGCTGGGGTAAGGATGTATTTAAATTGACCTCTGAGCTGAAAGCCTCTGAGCAATCTAAAGCGCTTTGTGACAATAAAATCGATGCAATGATCTATACCGTTGGTCACCCTAGTGGCGCTATCAAAGAAGCAACAACTTCTTGTGACAGTAAGCTAGTAACCGTTGACGGCTCTGTGGTTGACAAGCTAGTGGCAGACAACAGTTTCTATCGCGTTGCAACAGTACCAGGCGGTATGTACAAAGGTAATCCTGAAGACACGATGACCTTTGGTGTCGGTGCGACATTTGTTTCATCTACCGCAGTACCAGAAGATGTGGTGTATAACATCGTTAAGTCTGTGTTTGAAAACTTTGATGATTTCAAGCGCCTGCACCCAGCATTCGCCAACTTGAAGAAAGAAGAGATGATCAAAGATGGCCTATCGGCGCCATTACATCCAGGTGCTGAGAAATACTACAAAGAAGTGGGTCTACTTAAATAG
- a CDS encoding 3-keto-5-aminohexanoate cleavage protein, whose translation MTAQPFSESAIIVAPNGARKTQRDHPNLPLELPSIIDEAIACRDAGAAMVHLHARDKQGRHSLELDDNLPLYRGLKERVGDTLLVQLTTEAVGLYLPEQQKALIKAIKPEAASFALRELIPDEQHLTSASSFFHWVADQGIISQYILYDEQDLQHYLRWLSRGLLPNYHHHLLLVLGRYRDGQLAHPQDLAPMLRSQLFELDHRWAVCAFGHFEHNCLTAAMLMGADVRVGFENNHYDNQGAIAESNAVLVTQLVDTATALNIKPMTTEELKNHLTSAGC comes from the coding sequence ATGACTGCCCAACCATTTTCTGAGTCGGCGATCATCGTGGCACCCAACGGGGCTCGTAAAACCCAACGCGATCATCCTAATCTTCCCTTGGAGCTGCCAAGTATTATTGATGAAGCCATCGCGTGTCGAGATGCTGGAGCGGCGATGGTGCATTTGCATGCCCGCGACAAACAAGGTCGGCACTCGCTTGAGCTTGACGATAATCTCCCTCTCTACCGAGGGCTAAAGGAGCGGGTGGGTGACACGCTTCTAGTGCAACTGACCACGGAGGCTGTCGGTCTGTATCTTCCAGAGCAGCAGAAGGCCTTAATTAAAGCAATCAAACCGGAAGCCGCGTCTTTTGCGCTTCGAGAGCTGATTCCTGATGAGCAGCACTTAACATCGGCGAGTAGCTTCTTTCATTGGGTCGCAGACCAAGGCATCATCTCGCAATATATCCTCTATGACGAACAAGACTTACAGCACTATTTGCGATGGTTATCGCGCGGATTGTTGCCCAATTACCACCATCATTTGTTATTAGTATTAGGGCGCTATCGCGACGGGCAGTTGGCGCATCCGCAGGATCTCGCTCCTATGTTGAGATCACAATTATTTGAACTGGATCACCGTTGGGCGGTGTGTGCCTTTGGTCATTTTGAACATAACTGTTTGACGGCTGCTATGCTTATGGGGGCTGACGTACGAGTAGGGTTTGAAAATAATCATTATGACAATCAGGGTGCTATCGCGGAAAGCAATGCTGTTTTAGTGACTCAACTTGTCGATACGGCGACAGCACTCAACATCAAACCAATGACAACAGAAGAATTAAAAAACCATCTCACTTCGGCCGGTTGTTAA